The DNA window TGTCTGGAAGCGCTTCTTAACTTCGCTGAGGAAGCTGAATGCGCGCGACCGCTCAAAGTCCTtcagaccaaaaaaagaaagtatgcGAGTCACTACTTTATGTAGATTCCTACTGTGTATTGTTCTCCTTGTTGTTGTGGAAGCTTAATATATCACTTGAAAAAAATGGGTGGAGATGCATTCGAGTCCAATACCTTACATTTTACTTTCTTCTTCATGTTCAATTTGTTACATAAAGTACGATTCAAGGGACCCTTCTAATCTAACGTTAAACTTCCCACTCACCCCGacacaaaaatatttacaaagatAGCTGAGCTAATTCTGTACTTACGTCATCGGTGATACACAGGTATATGATTCTGTCATGGCAGATGTAATGAAAGAGATAGCTGTAAAagaataagacaaaaaaagtcaacagtgtttcccctaggtttaaaACTGGTGCTCTCTGGCTCTCAACAATACATAACATAATAATTCATAGCACGCAGTTTAATGCAACATGTTTCTATGAAATCATCAACTACCGATGGACCATAATAAAGACGGCGGAAACACTAAATAACATCTCTCAAGCATTCCAATTTGAGAGGCGGCGTATTATTTTTAGAATTTTAGTAGTTTTTCTGCTtcaaaatcccaattgtgtgtCTACCTTGTGTGCCAAGACTTGTCAGTAGCTCTACGTGACTGATTTCTGTCCTTTTAAATGGCGCATTGTTGACGTTTGCAATTGGCCTTTACCTAATGACAAGCCTGATATTGTGTGCATATTATTAGCTGACGAAGTTTACGCCTTCACAACATGAGCATCAGCGAACAGGCATTGCATTCAGCACTTTTCTTTTACCCGATTCTGATCAAATCACCACTCGTGCATATTAGTAGGATATCAGCTTTCCTCAACTTGGATTGACATGCTGTGTGTAAATCTCACCTGCCGTGGCTGTAGGTCAATTTGTTATTCTCTGATGGGATTTTGGCTAATATCTGTTCAGTCACTTCCAGGAAGTTGCCGCCACACCAAGCGTGCTTTGCCAGGATGGTGGTCCCACGAGCCACCACGGCAAACAggattgccatggcaacagctggGGTTTCCGCTCAATTACTCGCTACAACACCAGAACAGCGAGGCTTTAATGACAGAGCTACAGGCCAGTAGAACGGCCTGGGAAAGAGATTGCTTCACCTAGCATGATCATGGTGTAACGTTACAGATAATACAGAAAGAGAAGCGTGTGTTTGTAAGAAAGATAGAGGCAAACTATAGCTACTAACGTTAGTCTCTCCAAGCCCAAATGGGGCCACCTGTACATTCGTCACGCAAAATGAAAACGAAAGCTAGGTTAACGATGGCAGGAAAACAACATGCACAATAGGTTACAGCGTTGTTGACCAGAATAAATGACGGCGTTTGGTGGGTAACGTTAGCATTTTTCCGCAATGATGTTAGTGTTACTCGTTTCTAGCAACGGTGCTGGAGCCACTCACGGTTATGAATAATAATGCGCCCAAAACCTCGACGTATCGGCGCTGTTCAAAGCAGCCAAAGTGGCGCAAAACCAAACATCTAACGGAATACCATCTGCTAGCAGGCTAGCTAATCCCTTTCGAGTGACTTCTGCTTTGAAGCTCCCCCAGACCACCTGACAGGAAAACGAATCCACACCTATGTTATGTAGATAGTTAATGTAGTTCTCACCACATTCTTTAGGCTACGTACTGAGCTGAATTGTTTGGTTTCAAGAACTACAGTTTTAACTTCCTGTTATGCTGTCATTCGTCACATGTTTTTATACCCACGTCAAAATATGGCGACGGTTTGTAGTCCAGGTTGGTAGTTAAGCCCCTTTAACGGTCTTACAGGCAACCTAGTAGTTGCTGCAATGAATACGTGTTACTCTGGTGTTTTTGTTCAGCAAAACAGAGCTGTTGACAAAACTAATGAAATACATTACATCCTTACCGTAAATACACTTAATGTATATGTCCACTGTAAGCAGCGTGACAAATCCTCAATCTTCTTTCCTGTCTGTCAGATTACACTCAGGGCGCAACACCCTCTGTATCTGTAGTGACGTACGGGGTCGGAACGTGAAGCATGGCTGGTGAAGGCGAAAAGAAACCTGTGCTGGAGATGGTAAAGTTACACTCCTTATGACCTTTGCCCCTGTAAAGTCACTCGTATTTCTCATTGTAAGACTCTGTTAGTAAGAATACATATTTTCACAAAAATCATCGTTTTAATTGACCTACAGTATCTATGCCGCCCGTAAATGCCTCACGTGCGAAGCTAGCATAAGCTAGCAGTTAGAAAGCAATCTTTGCACCTTGAAATCATTACTAACGTTACATTAAAAGCTGCTCTCATTAGTGCAACATGGGTAGTTTCGTAGACCTATGTTGAGAGATGCATCGAGCTAAGCTAAACCTAAAGTATTTCAATTCATctactttacattttctttttagttcATAGCGGTTTCACAGTTCCTCCACTGGGGGGCAGTATAGAAATACAACCAACTGTGTCCCCACTCTCTCAGTATGCTGGTCAACATGTTACACTCATACTTGTCAATGTGATTCTTAATGAATGCATATCCATGTGATTGATTGTCTGTCCCACTCAATACTGTAAGAATATAATGTTTCGGTTTCGAGTTGAATTCGCATGGTTGTGTTTTATGCTATAGTAAATACTTCATATTTTTTGGTTTTAGGTCCAGGCCGATGGGGCTGATGAAGGGTGTGTGACATTTGTGCTGCATAATGAAGACCATACACTAGGCAATTCCCTCAGATATATGATCATGAAGACGTGAGTTTTTGCTTTCAACTAAACATGGCCTCACATggtatgacttttttttgttacaatagATTTAACCCAACCACTCCCATGTGGCCTGTTTGAATAATGACTGATGGCTATTTTGTGTGtgataataataagaataattttGATATTCTAGAGAGACGGTTCTCTGTGCGTGTTTTTGTTCTCAGTTGGTGTCAGCTGGGAATAAAGCTAACACATCTCCGCCCATTTTAAGCAAAACATTGATAATAATCACAAATTTTGATTccattgtcctgttttttttcccgaaCAGCGTGGATGTGGATTTTTGTGGCTACACCATCACTCATCCATCCGAGAGCAAGATCAACTTTCGCATTCAAACACGAGGTGAGAGACtctctttcaaaaaaaaagtatacaacGTGACAATAAAAGTGCTCAAAAACACAGTAAACTAAAGGTATACTCCCTCTTATGGctaaataacacaaatgatatgtgtatatatacacacacacacacacacacacacacacatatatataaaatccaATAGGTTTCATGGGATCTTGATCTTATTATATTTTAAACGTTACAATGCATTatcaatatttacaatttgcaTTCCTTCCTTGCTGCCTTAAAGTGGTTATtgttaccaaggcaacaagTGCAAACTGGTCTTGGCCCATATTATCTGGACGGGAAGACATTGTATCACTTATTTGCGTTTTATGACTAAACCAATTACAACTAACACTACTAATACTCTCAATGGCCGTATAGTATTGTATTGCAATCAgttcacatgtgcacacatgtcGAGGAAACCCCGACAGCAAACGTTTTGGGGCTTGTAATGCAGAGTAAACACGTTCATTGCAGTCTGGTGCATTCACTTGTCCTCTCAGCTCAGCGGCTGACTTtgtgcaacacaaaaacaaacacacctatGCACACAAACTCTTGATCTTGTCGCCAGAGAATTTTAAACACTTCTCTTGTCACAAAAATGAAATCCTTCATCGGCTTTGGACAAAGTGTCTCCAAATATCAGGAGCCTCAACCATCAGGTGAAAGGACTCAGAGAGAGTTATGaaacaacttgtttttgttgttgagccACGTATCAGGATGCCAGGATGCTTTATGATTCCTGCTCTGATTAAAGCAAACATACTATGTAAACAGTGATAAGAAACATGTCATGTGAAGGGACAGATTTGTTGTTTCATTGTATTGACAGTAATGGAATGTGGCGTTGGTTGCGGTGGCTTTCTCACCGTATCCTCTTGTCTGTTTCAGGCAGAATTCCAGCTACGGAGCCGCTGCGGAGGGGCCTGAATGAGCTCAGTGATGTTTGCCAACATGTTCTCAACACCTTTCAGGTGAGCCTGCCCATCACTTACTGAGATAGACTGGCCGGTAGTGGTTCAGCATGCATCCATCTAAGTAGGTGCAAGAAAGATTTGGCTCACAAGTAATCATTTCCTGTGATTTGCCACCGAAAATTAGATGCAGGTTGACCTCTATCGAAAGCTTGTGTATTGTACCTCACCTTATTGTGTCATCCGGTGAACCTAAAGATTAGTGAGCCACGGGTGGCCTGTATCTCTCCACACGGGGAAGCAAGCAAACTTTAAAATCCACACATGTCATGATAATAATGCCGTGTGTAACACAGCGTCTGTTGGGCTCTGCACATTAGTCCACAGTGAGAGGCGAGCTGCTCTTTGCACTGCGTCAACTCCAATTCAAACAACGCTGCCTTTCATTTTGTTCCAGGCGAGAGTCAATGAGTTCAAAGAGAGGCAGGAGGAGCCGATGGAATGAAGAGCCTTTCGAATGTTTGTCTGCGACGCTGCCAGACACAACTAAAGATGGATCCCCTTAATATCGCCCttttttatatctatatatttatgtacAACTCCGCTCACTAAATCAGTTGGTCATGTCACATTTAATCACTtgtacagttttctttttttttcacactatTTTGGGATCGATGTGCGATACGTATGTTTATGGAATCTCTGTTAGAAATACAGGCcattaaatgaaatcaaacaatattgtttttcttcttttttgatcATTCTGACAGGAAACCTGAaattctcctctccctcctttttgaAGACGTATTTGTCGGCCGTAGGAAGATGTGGAAGCTTTATGTCCTTATTAGAAAAGGAatgtggtgggtgggggggattgGTGTGGTTCTAGGAAGACATACGACTGTAAATTAAGAgggcttaatttttttttcttcgaagtTAATCATGTGCTGCCAGTCACATGGGTCCAAAAATGAagcctgccttttttttccagcagcaCCTCTAAAGCTCACCAAACACCTTTTCTGTAGTCTGTTCCATCATGACAGACACATCTGCTTTTTCAGCTAAGCTAACTGTTTCCTGCGCATGGCTTCATTTCTAGTGTCACCCGACAAGAAAAcgagtaaaaagtaaaaagaagcaTAAGTGAAGGATTTGGCTCAAAGCAAAGCACACAGGTCATTAAAGTCAGCTGACCCAGTCACAACAGTGGCTCTTCTTATTGCAAACAAATGAAACTTTGATTTGGTAGAAGGAATGTGTTTTACCGTGGTCATGTATTCTTTGATGACAGGAACTGCCAATGTAAATTTTATGctcatttcatctttttactGCATCAGCAATTTTCAAGCACTCTCAGTGTAAGAGGACGTCCCCAAAACCTTGCATGTCACATGTTCAAAACCACATCGCGTTGGTCCAACGGTCAACGCTGGGACACTGCTGTGAAGCAAAGTATCTCTAGGCAATAGAATAACTAAGATAAAATAAGTGTTATTTTTGTCTGTTTGATGGTGCAGCTGAAGATCAACAGGGAGAGAATGACATTCAGCAGAGGACTGTGAGTTGGATTCAATTGCGAGGATGCTGCTGGACATTGGTTGTTTAATGtggttttggtaaaaaaaatgtcccgaCGCTTTTAGTACATGAAGTCCTCACTCCGGTCAAGTTTTATTTAAAAcccattttgtgtattttttgttcaCAATCAATAAGCGTTTCGTTGTTTTTCCTTCAGATGTCTCATAATGCAGCACTTGTAAAGTTGTGAGTCTGATTTGTTGCACTAATTATTACATTTCATGCAGTTATATTCAGTTGGTGTTTTTCCTTCATCAGGGTCTAAATGCAGTGTATGTGGGTGTGACCCCAGGGGTCGTTGACTATGAACAGGACTGTGGTTTTTAAGactaagaaagaaaataaacacggCAGTTTCCAAGaaaccaatgaaaaaaaaaaagctcttggGAAGATCTGGCTGACGTGAAAGGTCTTTTGGGAGATTTGGCAGCTATATCTGTGAATCTGCTTCTTGAAACTGGACCATGTGTAGTTGTCCAAAGCAATCTGTTTCCACCAGTAAACGCCTTGTAAAAAGTAATTTGAAACATGGTTTCTTTTAAGATACTGTCTGAAAGGAGATGCAATCTAAACTAACCCTGTTCTTAAGAAATACAGTGACAAGTAGCCTGTGGCGATCTGTATCACAGATGATTATTTTTGTTCCTCTTGTCAATGGTGCAGCGCTCTGTTACACCACAGCTGTGCACCACTTTTAAACCcaggagtggaaaaaaaaaaaataatcttagaAGCGTATTACATGATGCATGAACAGTAAAGGTCAAACTTTCTCTGTTAATAAAACTGTGACTCACCGAGATGCCCTCAAGTTGAACCACTTAGAACATCTCCTATGACAGCCATAACTTCAATGTgcttcaaaagaaaacaaaaagataagACACAAAGTTCTTTCTATCATTAATTATAGTGATTTattgacaaaacaaaatgtttttaaaaccagGTTTTTATCTGGTCATCTATGCCGAGCATCAGGAGAGCGCTTCGGGCTTAAACTGTACCAAAGACTTTAGAGATACCCGGGCTGAGAGCGTGAGCCGGATTTAGGAAAAGTACATCCTCTGTTGGGATTTTTTGTGCTTGGGGCCCAAGGCAAGATGGATGCCAGAAGGTGGATGGACTCCACAGCATTGAGTGGagagttgtggggggggggggggggggggggggggcgtttagcTCCCACTGGTTCTGACATGCACCAGGTGACCAGATGATCGATCTCACCCGTAGACACACTTGTTCAGCAGCTTGACAGACTGGAGATGAGCAGTAGTAACCTTagatataacccccccccccccccccccccccaaactcaaGATGTATAGATTCAAAGCCTACCATGAACATTGTAGCTTCGTTGTCATCAGTCAGAGCAGCTGGTGTAGTGTAAGGCGCGGAATGAGCCTCACGGGGTTAAATTGAAATAGCCACAtgttttgctttgtcttgttACAGATGTCCTGCAGAGGAACACAAGCACTTACCCGGTGGTGGCAAAGGGAGAGTTGACTGAAACGGAACAAATAAATgcagaaaaactttttttaccGAAGCTTTCGGAATCCACAATTGTACATCCAATGTTAATGTCACTTGTCTACGTGCATGACATCGTGTACAAGTTAGATAGAATAACTGCTCCAAGGCTCTGGTCAAATACCCCCAAGAATCTTTAATGTGTGCAGATACTGTATATTGTATAACATGTGAATAGTTTATATGCAATGAGACTGCATCACTACTAACTGGAAATTACCCTGAATGCATTCACACTATTTTAGTAAATA is part of the Pungitius pungitius chromosome 2, fPunPun2.1, whole genome shotgun sequence genome and encodes:
- the polr1d gene encoding DNA-directed RNA polymerases I and III subunit RPAC2, which gives rise to MAGEGEKKPVLEMVQADGADEGCVTFVLHNEDHTLGNSLRYMIMKTVDVDFCGYTITHPSESKINFRIQTRGRIPATEPLRRGLNELSDVCQHVLNTFQARVNEFKERQEEPME